CCACACTACACCACGCTGCAAAAGGCAGCCGCGAGGCTGAGACACGGCATGCTGCTGAAGATACTGGAATCGTTTCTTGCATACTGCCAGGTATCCCGGATGCTTGCAGGGATGGATGCGACGGGACTGTCACATGGTCAGGCATCGTATTACTATACAAAAAAGTTCAAGCTGCGAAGGAAATTCGTCAAGATTACCATATGTGCGGACCTGAAGCGGCAGATTGTCTGCGGCATCAAGATACGGCACAGGAGGAGAAATGACATGTACGATTTCACGCCATTGCTGCGCAAGCTCACCGGGCTGGCAAGGGTCGGGACGATGGTTGCAGACAGAGGGTTTGATTCCGAGCAGAACCACGTCGATGCGGGTAATCTTGGCGTTGAGCGGTGCATCATCAGGCCAAGGTACGAGAACCTAAAGCCGTCCAAGACAAGGGGAGAGCACCGCAGGAGGATGAAGAGGAGGTTTCCCTGGAGGACGTACCATCAGCGAAGCAAGA
The Candidatus Micrarchaeota archaeon genome window above contains:
- a CDS encoding IS5 family transposase, whose product is MEKARVPPYLHKSSNHVYSVWQHLVLLTLRQYERKSYRRFVEFLEEAFGVVGFLGLSRIPHYTTLQKAAARLRHGMLLKILESFLAYCQVSRMLAGMDATGLSHGQASYYYTKKFKLRRKFVKITICADLKRQIVCGIKIRHRRRNDMYDFTPLLRKLTGLARVGTMVADRGFDSEQNHVDAGNLGVERCIIRPRYENLKPSKTRGEHRRRMKRRFPWRTYHQRSKMETIFSVIKGMLGDSVTSRSIVTQNRETLYRVIAYNCYRITRNYFVIFGWFLRGLVGLQFMNS